In Nymphaea colorata isolate Beijing-Zhang1983 chromosome 3, ASM883128v2, whole genome shotgun sequence, a genomic segment contains:
- the LOC116250831 gene encoding probable xyloglucan endotransglucosylase/hydrolase protein 23 translates to MCSSFRTLAALLLLSFFIASKADFSRDVAITWGDQRAVVTNNGQQLSLSLDKTSGSGFQSKQEFLFGRFDMKIKLVPGNSAGTVTAYYLSSQGPLHDEIDMEFLGNLSGQPYTLHTNVYAQGKGNREQQFHLWFDPTADFHTYSILWNPQQIMFYVDGALIRVYRNHEKTGVSYPSKQAMRMYSSLWNAEDWATQGGRVKTDWTKAPFTASFRDVAIDGCVWTGSSSSCSPSTSAWMNQAAVTSDLQKMGWVQKNYMIYNYCNDAQRFPQGLPQECSL, encoded by the exons ATGTGTTCCTCCTTTCGCACACTGGCAGCTCTGCTGCTGCTAAGCTTCTTTATCGCTTCCAAGGCGGATTTCTCCAGGGATGTGGCCATCACATGGGGCGACCAGCGAGCTGTGGTCACAAACAACGGCCAGCAGCTTAGCCTCTCCCTGGACAAGACCTCGGGTTCGGGGTTCCAGTCAAAACAGGAGTTCCTCTTCGGCAGGTTtgacatgaaaatcaaattggtACCTGGAAACTCAGCCGGCACAGTCACTGCCTACTAT CTGTCTTCCCAAGGCCCCCTGCATGACGAGATAGACATGGAGTTTCTGGGCAATCTCAGTGGGCAGCCTTACACCCTCCACACCAACGTCTACGCACAGGGGAAAGGCAACAGAGAGCAACAGTTCCACCTCTGGTTCGACCCAACTGCCGATTTCCACACCTACTCCATTCTTTGGAACCCCCAACAGATTAT GTTCTACGTGGATGGAGCCCTGATAAGAGTGTACAGGAACCACGAGAAAACGGGAGTATCATACCCAAGCAAGCAAGCCATGAGGATGTACTCGAGCCTTTGGAACGCTGAGGATTGGGCAACGCAGGGCGGCCGAGTGAAGACGGACTGGACGAAGGCTCCCTTCACCGCCTCTTTCAGGGATGTTGCTATCGACGGCTGCGTCTGGACGGGGTCGAGCTCCTCGTGCAGTCCCTCGACTTCTGCCTGGATGAACCAAGCAGCGGTCACCTCCGACCTGCAGAAGATGGGGTGGGTGCAGAAGAACTACATGATCTACAACTACTGCAACGACGCACAGAGGTTTCCACAGGGTCTCCCACAGGAATGCTCTCTCTGA